From the genome of bacterium:
GTGTATTTCGCAAACATCGTCGGTTCAGTGAATCCATCGCAGCGATTGATTCTAATTCGCTGATTGCCTGAATGCGAGGGTTTAAAACACCGAAGAGGACTCGTGAATGGAGTCCTCTTTTTCGTAGGGATTATTTCAAACCAAACACGCTACGCCGCGACAACCTCCCGTTTGCCGACGCGACCGACGAGTGCTTCGGCGATGAGGAGACCGAGTGCGATAAACAGGCAGAGCTTCCACAACTCGAGACCATGCCGGCCCTCGAAAACGGCGGCTTGAATGGTGGTTTGCTGCCCGAGCTCGACTACGCGTCCTCCCAGTATCTTTCGATAACTCTGCTCCGGCAATGGCATGATGTCCGTTTCTTTGGCGGAAACGCTGACGGCCAGAGCCGAAACGCGACGACTTCCCTGCCATAGTTCATAGTCGCCGGGCATTTCCAGTCCGGGGAATCGAAGATCAAATCCTGTCCCCGCGGTCTCCACGGTCGGGATCAGATTCTCTTCGCCTCTCACTTCATACTTCTCTTCACCGGGCGCTCCGGGAAAAGCAAGCTGGGCTGCGACACCCGCCGTAAGCTGGAACATCGTGCCGGATGTTCCGATGCCGGACAGATACGCGGCGCTGCTTACCATGAGGGGCGGGAAAATGCCGCTGCGAAACAGCGTGGACCACTCCGGATCGGGTGAGCCCGCCATGAGCAGGGCGTGTCCATGCCCAACGTAGGATTCGAGCAGAAACGGCAGGTTACCGGCGGTAGCGACGATCTCCACGGCAGTGCTGCCGTCGGCGACGCGCACCAGACGATAGATATCGGGTGAGACGTTGGTCGGCGTCTCCTCAAAAAGTCCTTCGAACAGGGGATGCTTCATGTCCACGCGAGACCAGCGTGTACCGGTGGTATCTTGCCAGAGTTCGACGGGCGTGGGAAGACCCAGTGACGGCAGCCATGCGGCATAGGAACGCAGATCGGATCGCGGTCCCGAAGCGACGAATACTCCTCTGCCGTTTTCGACGAAACGGCGCAATCGTGGGCCGAAGGCCGGACTGAAGTCCGAGGCGTCCATCAGGAAGATGGCATCGAACTCCGACCAATCGGCCATTTCGAGTTGGCTCTCGGATAGGACGCGAACGTTGACAAACGCTCCCGGATCGCCGGTTGGATTCAGAGCCAGCGCGGTCAGCGCGCGCGCCGCGCCGTCAAAGCCGGCCAGTGCGACTCTTAGTTGTGAAGGCACACGGAGAACGAAATAGCGCTGATCGTCGGCGGCCAGATCGTCCGCGTCCTCGACGCGAACGTATCCGACTTGATCGCCGGGCATATCGGGAACGAACTTGAATCGTTCGGTCGTGATTCCACCGGGTGAAAGCGTGATGCGAGTCTGCGCCACGCGGCGACCGCCGAGGTAGACGCTGATGATGTGGTCTTCGGCGGGGTGCGCGCCGGTGTTCCGGGCGGTGAACGTCACTTCAATGGGACGGCCGGGTGTGATGATTCGCGACGTGACGTCCGCTTGAGTGATTCCGACGTTGCGAACGCGAGCGCCGTCCGGGGAGAGCAGGAACAGCCGCACGTCATCGGGCATGAGCGGCTCGGATGGCAACTCAGCGGGCCATGCGCTCCCGCTGAAATCGGAGAGCACATACACCTCCTTATGGAGATTCTGCGACTGCCCGAGAATCCTGCGCGCGGCACGGAGTGCCGCCACAAGATCTCCGCCGCGGTATCCCGCCGCGGCGTTGACGACGGCTTCACGCAAAACGTGAATCTGTGCGGTAGGCGTCGGAGGGAAGTTCTGGGGCGGATCGTCGGCCCAAATCAGAACCGCTTCGTCTCCGTCCTTAAGGAGGCGGAGAATCTCCTGAGCCCGCGTCTGCAGACTGCGAAATCGTGATCCGTCGGGAGTCTCGGTCTGCATGGACGCGGAGCGATCCAGAATGAGCACGGCGGTGGTTTTCGCGTTGGCTCCCGGTAGAATTCCCGCGGAGGACTTCAACACCGGACGCGCCAGCGCCACAACCAGAAACAACACGGCCAGAGTTCGCAGGATTAGAAGAATGACTTGTCGTAGGCGAACCTGACGCATTTTCTGCCGCTGGAGTTCACGCAGGAAACGGAGGGTGGGGAAATCCACCTTCTTGAAGCGCTGCCGATTCAGAAGGTGAATGAGAATCGGCAGAAGCCCCAGAGTCAACGCCGCCAGAATCGCGCTATTGAGAAACGTCATTTCGGTGAGTCTCCGCCGCCGGAAAACCCGGGAGATTCACATACGCGATTCTCAATCATCTCGACGAGCAGATGTCCGCACAGCAGATGCGTCTCCTGGACGCGCTGCGACGAGCGCGAGGGGACGTGCAAAGCATGATCGAGATGCTCGTCAAGAGGCGAAACGGTTTCTCCAAGAAATCCAACCGTATGGCCGCCTCCTCTGTGCGCAGCGCGGGCAGCGTGGATGAGATTGAGTGATTTTCCCGACGTTGAGAGAAGGAAGAGCACATCGCCGGTTCGGAGGTGCGCTTCGACCTGGCGGGCAAACACCGTATCGAAACCGTAGTCGTTGGAGCAAGCCGTGAGGAGGCTTGTATCGGTGGTGAGCGCCAACGCGGATAATGCGTGACGTTCGCGAGTGGACGATAGACGAACGACGAACTCGGTTGCCAGATGCTGGCTTTCCGCAGCCGAGCCTCCGTTTCCGCAAAAAAGGAGTTTGCCTCCGCGCCGGAGAGTTTCGGCGCACAGATCGGCTATGACTGTCAGCGTGGGTTGCAGCGCGGACAGATTGCTCAGGAGTGCGCTTGCGCCTTCGACGGCATCTTCGATCAGACGACGATCCTTGTCTTTCATGAAACAACTCCTCGGGCGGCCTTTCGTTCGGCGCGGGTCTCAATGAACTCGTAAATTGACGGCACCAAGAACAACGTGAGAACGGTGGCAAAGATCAACGCTCCGATGGAGGCAATGGCCATAGGCGCGCGCCACTCGGCGCCGGCGCCGAGGCCCAGTGCGAGCGGCATCATTCCGAGAATCGTCGCAAGATTCGTCATGATAATCGGGCGAAATCGGCCGGGAGCGGCGATCAGAGTCGCTTCGCGGGCGTTCTTCCCCTGCTCGCGGAGAATTTGGGCGTAGTCAATGATCAGAATTGCGTTGTTCACCACAATTCCCACCAGCATCACCATGCCCATCAGTACCATCATCGAGATGGGCGTGTTGGTGAGCGTAAGTGCAATGGCAATACCGACGAGTCCGAGCGGCAACGTCATCATGATGATCAGCGGTCGTACGTAGCTGTTCAGCATGGCGCACAGCAACATGTAAGTGAGGATCGCCGCCAGCGCCATAGCCTGATAGACATAGGCAAATTCGCGGCCCATGAACTCGGCTTCCCCACCGAAGATGACGGAGACGTCGGGAGGGATGTTCAAGCTGTCAATCCGTGCCTGTATGGCTTTCTGCGCTTCGGTGAGAGTACCGCTGGTCAAATTGGCCGAAACCGTTACCAGGCGTTCCTTGTTCTTGCGAAAAATGGTCGTCGGTCCGGCGGCTTCGGTGATGGACGCAACCGACGTGAGCGGGATCCAGTTGTCGTGCGTTTTTACGTCGAGCGACTGAACCTGTTCCAGCCGGGAGCGATCCGCCTCAGCGAGGCGAACGCGAACGTCGTATTCTTTCCCCGATTCACGATAGGTCGTGGCAACGGTGCCTTCGAACAGCGAACGCAAGGTGGTGGCGAGTTCGGCGGCATGAAGTCCCTGATCCGCAAGTTCGTCGCGTCGGGGAATAACTTTCAGTTCGGGCTTTCCGGTTACCCAGCTGTTCGTTGCGTCCACGGTTCCCGGCGTGGTTGCGGTAATGGTTTGGATCTGATCCACAACCGCGAGGAGTTCCTTCATGTTGTTGCCGGTCACCTCGATCTGAAGATCGCTTTCTCCGCCGCCGCCCATAGCGGACGTTTCGGTAATCACGATCTCAGCGGCGGGAATATCGGCCAGGCGCTTTCGCAGATCGGCAATCACTTCCCCGGTCCGTCGAATGCGATCACGCTTGTCGGAGAGCTTAACGTACGAACCGCCGACTTGCGAGCCTTTGGTGTCCGAATGACCCGTCTGAGCAATTCCCACCGTCGTATAATAGGATACGACTTCGGGAAGCTTGCCGATCTCATCCTCGACGCGCTCCATTACCTGATCGGTGACGCTCAGGCGGGTTCCGGGCGGCATTTGCACGGACAGGTAGAACTCTCCTTGATCGGCTTTCGGGAAGAACTGCCCTCCGACCAGTCCGAACAACGCCAGAGAGACCAGAAAGATAATTGCTATTCCCCCGACGACACGACCGCGATGGTCGAACACCCACTCGAGAGCCTGGCCGTAACTTTGAATGGAGGCTTTCAGGGTCTTGTCCCAGGCATCGAAGAAACGTCTCAGAAATCCGAAATGATCGGCCGAGACCAACAAACCGACGAAGAGAAGAGTGATCACCGCTTGCATGAGTCCGACAACCAGCCACACGCCGAAAAAGACGGCGAAGGCGGCGAAAATGTACGCGCCGCGGCGAAGGTGTCTCGCGGACATCATCGGCGTCAACGTGAACGAAACCAGCAGCGAGAAGATGGTGGCGAAGGCAACGGTAAGACCGAACTGCTTGAAGAACTGGCCGACGATACCCCCCATGAATCCGATGGGGAGAAACACGACGATGTTGGTCAGCGTGGAAGCGGCAACGGCCAGCGCAATCTCCGAGGTTCCCTTGGCGGCGGCCTCGGGCGGAGCAAGCCCTCGATTCTTGTAGACGGTGATGTTTTCGAGAACAACAATGGCGTTGTTGACAAGAATTCCGATGGAGATCGAGAGTCCCATCAGCGTCATGGAGTTGAGCGTGAAACCCGCCCAGTAGATCAACAGGAAGGTCGCGATAACCGATACCGGCATGGCCACCGAGGCGATGATCGTTCCTTCCCAGGACCGTAAAAAGATAAACAGGACGAGGGCCGTGAGCAAAATGCCCATGACCAGATTTCCACTGACGTCCTTCAGAGAGTTGCGGATAAAAACGGAGTTGTCGCGGGCGACGAACAGCTTTACGTCGGGCGGGAGAAAACGTTGAACCGCATCGAGCTGATTTCTCACTTCCGTGGCGGTGGCTACCGTATTGGCGTCTGAACGCTTACGGAGCGCAAGACCGACGGACGCTTCGCCGTTGAAGCGGACTTGCGATTCGACGTCTTTACGGCCGTCGAGAACCTGTCCGATGTCCCGGAGTCGCACGGTCCGGCCCTCGCCAAGAACGAGATCCATCCTTTCCATGGTTTCGGGACGTTCGAATTCCCCTTCCAGACGAACGGTGATGTCGCGCTTGCCTTCTTCGATGCGGCCGCTGGGCATGTTAAGATTCGCCATCTGCAGTCCGCCGATCACGTCCAGTACCGACAGATCATAGGCGCGCAACCGCGATTTCGACAGGGCGATCAGAATCTCGCGCTCCTGTCCGCCTTCGATCTCGATTGCAGCGATTCCCGGAATGCGATTCAGCCGCGCCTTCACCACGTCGTCCGCCAGTTCGTAGAGTTCATCCGGCGGCAGGTTGCCGCGCAGCGCCAGATTCATGATCGGCGCCTGATTGAAGTCGAACTTGAGAACGGTGGGCGACTCCATATCCTCGGGTAAGGTGGGGCGGATGGCGTCTATCTTGTCTTTCACGTCGAGCGCCGCGAAGTCAATCTTCGTACCCAGCTCGAATTCGACGAAGATCATTCCCCGGTTTTCGAGACATTGCGAGGTGATACTGCGGATTCCCGCAATGGTCGCGAGCTCGTCTTCCATCGGCTGGATCACCTGGGTCTCGATTTCCTCGGGTCCGGCTCCGGGATAGATGACGGACACGACGGCAAACGGGAAACTCACATCCGGCCAGTTGTCCACGCCCAGTCGAAGATAAGAGTAGAGTCCGAGTACGGCGAAGCTCATCACCAACATGGTGATGGCAACGGGCCGTTTTATCGAAATATCCGAGAGGAACATGAGTCAGCTTTCCGATAATCAGAGCTGGATGATCTTAACGAGATTCCCGTCACCAAGACGGTTCTGGCCGAATGTCACCACGCGGTCGCCGACAGCCAATCCGGCGAGAACCTCGACACGCTCGGAGCCGCGAATACCGAGCGTGAGGGTGCGAAGTGCGGCTCGTCCATCGGCACCGACGATGAAGACCCGGCCTTGTCCATTGGGTTCGCCCACGAGAGCCTCGCGGTGGATGGAGAGCGCGCTGTCGCTTCGTTGGATCACGACGTCCACCGTCGTAAGGATGCCCGGTTTGAGGATTCCGCCCGGATTGTCGGAGCCGACCGTAACCTCAAACAGTCGTGTTTTCGGATCGGCGGCGTCTTCCGCTTTCTCAACGGTTCCCGTAATCCATGCGGCATCGGCGAGTCCGGTGTGAATCTGTGCTTCTTGCCCGCTGGTCAGGGAAACGCGCTCACTTGCGGATGCGTAGAACTTGACCCGAACACGACGAGAGGTCGCGACCGTGACGATGGGTTCGCCCGGTGAGGCGACGTCGCCCGCCTTGAGGTGGATTCGCACAACTTCGCCTTCCACCGGTGACCGGAGTTCGATGAGCTCGGCGGATGCGG
Proteins encoded in this window:
- a CDS encoding efflux RND transporter periplasmic adaptor subunit — translated: MSKPFKKIGIALAVLIVLGIGLRIVTKGRGEAVESIPDIQKREGIPVQVEAIQPGTIARTLRFSGTIEGEEQSVIVSRLLETVVDVPVRVGQRVSRGQVVARLDNANPQASYRQARSTLDNAVLELQRMKNLFEQGAVSKQSLDHAQLQHDIAQSNFAASAELIELRSPVEGEVVRIHLKAGDVASPGEPIVTVATSRRVRVKFYASASERVSLTSGQEAQIHTGLADAAWITGTVEKAEDAADPKTRLFEVTVGSDNPGGILKPGILTTVDVVIQRSDSALSIHREALVGEPNGQGRVFIVGADGRAALRTLTLGIRGSERVEVLAGLAVGDRVVTFGQNRLGDGNLVKIIQL
- a CDS encoding BatA domain-containing protein — encoded protein: MTFLNSAILAALTLGLLPILIHLLNRQRFKKVDFPTLRFLRELQRQKMRQVRLRQVILLILRTLAVLFLVVALARPVLKSSAGILPGANAKTTAVLILDRSASMQTETPDGSRFRSLQTRAQEILRLLKDGDEAVLIWADDPPQNFPPTPTAQIHVLREAVVNAAAGYRGGDLVAALRAARRILGQSQNLHKEVYVLSDFSGSAWPAELPSEPLMPDDVRLFLLSPDGARVRNVGITQADVTSRIITPGRPIEVTFTARNTGAHPAEDHIISVYLGGRRVAQTRITLSPGGITTERFKFVPDMPGDQVGYVRVEDADDLAADDQRYFVLRVPSQLRVALAGFDGAARALTALALNPTGDPGAFVNVRVLSESQLEMADWSEFDAIFLMDASDFSPAFGPRLRRFVENGRGVFVASGPRSDLRSYAAWLPSLGLPTPVELWQDTTGTRWSRVDMKHPLFEGLFEETPTNVSPDIYRLVRVADGSTAVEIVATAGNLPFLLESYVGHGHALLMAGSPDPEWSTLFRSGIFPPLMVSSAAYLSGIGTSGTMFQLTAGVAAQLAFPGAPGEEKYEVRGEENLIPTVETAGTGFDLRFPGLEMPGDYELWQGSRRVSALAVSVSAKETDIMPLPEQSYRKILGGRVVELGQQTTIQAAVFEGRHGLELWKLCLFIALGLLIAEALVGRVGKREVVAA
- a CDS encoding SIS domain-containing protein encodes the protein MKDKDRRLIEDAVEGASALLSNLSALQPTLTVIADLCAETLRRGGKLLFCGNGGSAAESQHLATEFVVRLSSTRERHALSALALTTDTSLLTACSNDYGFDTVFARQVEAHLRTGDVLFLLSTSGKSLNLIHAARAAHRGGGHTVGFLGETVSPLDEHLDHALHVPSRSSQRVQETHLLCGHLLVEMIENRVCESPGFSGGGDSPK
- a CDS encoding efflux RND transporter permease subunit, producing the protein MFLSDISIKRPVAITMLVMSFAVLGLYSYLRLGVDNWPDVSFPFAVVSVIYPGAGPEEIETQVIQPMEDELATIAGIRSITSQCLENRGMIFVEFELGTKIDFAALDVKDKIDAIRPTLPEDMESPTVLKFDFNQAPIMNLALRGNLPPDELYELADDVVKARLNRIPGIAAIEIEGGQEREILIALSKSRLRAYDLSVLDVIGGLQMANLNMPSGRIEEGKRDITVRLEGEFERPETMERMDLVLGEGRTVRLRDIGQVLDGRKDVESQVRFNGEASVGLALRKRSDANTVATATEVRNQLDAVQRFLPPDVKLFVARDNSVFIRNSLKDVSGNLVMGILLTALVLFIFLRSWEGTIIASVAMPVSVIATFLLIYWAGFTLNSMTLMGLSISIGILVNNAIVVLENITVYKNRGLAPPEAAAKGTSEIALAVAASTLTNIVVFLPIGFMGGIVGQFFKQFGLTVAFATIFSLLVSFTLTPMMSARHLRRGAYIFAAFAVFFGVWLVVGLMQAVITLLFVGLLVSADHFGFLRRFFDAWDKTLKASIQSYGQALEWVFDHRGRVVGGIAIIFLVSLALFGLVGGQFFPKADQGEFYLSVQMPPGTRLSVTDQVMERVEDEIGKLPEVVSYYTTVGIAQTGHSDTKGSQVGGSYVKLSDKRDRIRRTGEVIADLRKRLADIPAAEIVITETSAMGGGGESDLQIEVTGNNMKELLAVVDQIQTITATTPGTVDATNSWVTGKPELKVIPRRDELADQGLHAAELATTLRSLFEGTVATTYRESGKEYDVRVRLAEADRSRLEQVQSLDVKTHDNWIPLTSVASITEAAGPTTIFRKNKERLVTVSANLTSGTLTEAQKAIQARIDSLNIPPDVSVIFGGEAEFMGREFAYVYQAMALAAILTYMLLCAMLNSYVRPLIIMMTLPLGLVGIAIALTLTNTPISMMVLMGMVMLVGIVVNNAILIIDYAQILREQGKNAREATLIAAPGRFRPIIMTNLATILGMMPLALGLGAGAEWRAPMAIASIGALIFATVLTLFLVPSIYEFIETRAERKAARGVVS